The genomic window GGACCGCTCCGCCGCCGAGGAACTGCTCACCCCTGCACCGATATCCGGAAGGACGTCATGAACAACATCGCAACGATCCGGCAGTTCGTCATCGAGGAGTTCCTCCCGGACGTGCCCGCCGACCAGCTGACCGACGACCTCGACCTGATGGAGAGCGGCGTCGTCGACAGCCTGGGCGTGCTCAAGCTGATCGCCTGGGTGGAGGACCGCTTCGAACTGGTCGTCGACGACACCGCCCTCGACCCGGACAACTTCCGGTCGGTCGACGCCATCGACGCCTTCATCGCCCGTTCCGGGGTTCCCGCGGCCGGGGGGCGCTGACACCGTGCACCCGACCGTCGAGCTGCTGCTGCAGCGGCGTACCGAGGTGGACCGCGCGTCGTGGCACGCCCTCTGGGA from Actinoplanes derwentensis includes these protein-coding regions:
- a CDS encoding acyl carrier protein — encoded protein: MNNIATIRQFVIEEFLPDVPADQLTDDLDLMESGVVDSLGVLKLIAWVEDRFELVVDDTALDPDNFRSVDAIDAFIARSGVPAAGGR